AGCACGGGAAACGTTACAGATCCAGCCTAACGCCTACGTACCTATAGCTTCGCTCTCCCGGCCCGGCCCGGCACGTTCGTTTGTCAGTTCGTTCATTCCTGTTTCCACTTCCTATCCTCACCTTTGTCGAGGGCGATGGAATGATGACAAGGAAAAGGCTAGTAGGAATACACGTGAATGATGGATGGGGGCGCATCAAATGCGGGCGGACTTGGGATGAGAGAGAGCCGACGAAGTCCTCCTGGAGCATGGTCAAACCCTACGGCAGTGAAGGTCGTCATGATCCGAGATTGCTCAGTGCCCCAAAAGGGAAAAAGCAACAGATATTGGTCTCGGCAATTATTGAGTGTGCCCCCGCAGAAGTCAGGTCAATCCAACGCGGCTGGCCCGGGAGCTTACTGGAAGGAAAGTTTGCATCATGTCGGTAATGGAATATTTCTGTAATTCCCGAGTTCAGGGAGCACATGGGTTCCAAACAGCTCATTTACCACCCGTAGTACGAATAGTGAAGCATTGCCATGAGAGGAGTTCGGCTGCGGAGCTTGTGTGGATTCCCAACTCAAGATATTGGGAAAATTTACCACGTTTATGCCCCGTTCACGATCCCCGCGGGCCCTCGAATGGAGACATGCAACGCAACCGTAGGCAACCAGAAGCTCTCTTTTTGAGGTAGAAAAAGGTCCAAGGATCGCCCCCAAATGATTGCCGCATGTTCTTCTCTACCACCCACGGCCCAGCCATTCCAACAGACAACCGCCTCCTTGGCCTCACCACACTCTTTTACCCCTCTATTCGTTTAGTTCAGGGGTGCGCGGTTCGTTCGTGTCAGGTCTGCAGCAAACCGGGCCATACGTCGTCCCTTGTTGGCCCTGCAGCAGTGTTGAACAAGGATCTCGGTTCTTGGTATACTACTATATTTACCCCAACACAGACCCCTTTGCGAGATCAACAGCCATGATTTCCCGCCCGGTACTTTACGCCATTACGATGGCCATGTCCGCCATGACTGCATCTGCTGGCCCCTGCTCTAGCGACCCCGTACGTGCTTGACACCCCCTTTGCCTCGATTCCACACGGGAAAAGTTTGGACCACCGCTAATATGGACCGCAACTCCTTTTTTTGGTGCCGCTTTGACAACAGTGTGCCGCTCTTTCAGCTGCAGGCCTCCAGGACCCCATCCTCAGGCCCAACAGCACCGCGTACCAGGACCGCATCAACACCCTGTGGTCCGCCTCGGCCCGCCTGGCCCCCGCCTGCATTGTCACCCCCAAGGATGCAAACGAGGTTGCGCTTGTCCTGAAGGCTCTGCAAAAGACCCCCAAGGCCAAATTCGCCATCCGCGGCCGTGGCCACAGCCACTGGGCCGGTGGTGACAATGTCGACGGCGGAGTGCAGATCGACCTGAGCCTGCACTTTGTCGGCGTCACCTACAACCCCGACACCAAGCTGGCTTCCGTCCTGCCCGCTAGCCGCTGGGGTACCGTATTCGAGGAGCTTGAGCGCCAGCACGGCGTCGCTGTCGTCGGTGGTCGTGACGGCAACCTCGGTATCGGAGGTTTCCTCACTGGCGGTGGCAACTCCTTCCACACAGCCAAATACGGGTTCGGCTGTGACAACGTTGTCAACGCCGAGGTCGTCCTCGCCGACGGCCGCATCGTCAACGTCAACAAGGACGAGAATGCGGATCTGTTCAAGGCGCTAAAGGGCGGCTGGGGCAACTTTGGCATCGTGACCCGGTTTGATCTCTTCACGTTCCCCAGCTCCCCCGTCTGGGGAGGTCTCCGCGTCGCCACCCTGTCCCAGGGCGCCGCAGTTGCCGACTCGATGGTCAACTTCACGGCCAACTACCACAAGAACCGCGGCTCGGCCTATCTCATCAACTGGACCTACAGTCCTTCCATGGGCAAGGACCCTGTTATTTCCCTGTTCCTGGTTGATACCGAAGGCGTCGAGAAGGGTCCGGCCTTTGCTGAGGCTCTAAAAATTCCCGAGATAATGGACGCCCTTTCCGTTAACCGCCTGGACAATCTCGTCGACACTTATGCCCTTCCTGCTGGCAAGCGGTAAGTTCCAACCAAGTTGGATTTATACATGTTCTCCAAATCACAGGCTAATGTTGACACTTGCTACCCCCCCGTATTCAGCCACGTCTGGTACACCCTGACCTTTGCCAACGACGCTCGCGTCGTCAACAAGGCCGCAGAGCTCAACACGGTCTTCGTTGCCGACCTGCTCAAGGTCGTCCCCGCAGAGCAGCTCGGCACTCAACTGCTCGTCCAGCCCATGCCCAAGATCTTTTTTGAGCACGGCGTGGAAAAGGGCGGCAACGTCATGGGCATGGACCGCGTCGATGGCGACTCTCTCCAGCTGCTGATCGCCTGCACCGTCGAGACCGCCGAGCAGGAGAAGTTTTTGCACGAGAGGTCCGCCAAGCTCAAGGACGACGTGGCCGCCTTCGCCAAGTCCATCGGCGCCCTGCGCGACTGGGAGTACCTCAACTACGCCGACCCCACGCAGGACCCCTTCGACAGCTACGGGGCTGCCAACGTCGCTTTCCTCAAGCAGGTGTCGGCCAAGTACGACCCGACCGGCTTTTTCCAGAAGCAACAGGGTGGTGGCTTCAGGCTGCCCAAGGCTTGAGCGGATGCTTTTCCCAGCGGCTCACCTTGAGCTTTTCAGCTAGATTACGTTACGCCCAGAACtaggatgaaaataataataaaaaaatcaGTCAATACCGTACACATACATCTCCTGATTTGTTGTCCACATACATATTCCATTCGAACCTGCTGCATCTATACTTGTAATAAACCTGTCTGGAGGTTTCAAGTCTTGATCGGAAAAAAGACACCTGGAAACCATACTGGAGCACCTCGGCTTACAGAAGCGACACAGGATTAGTTATCACGATCCCTTGGGATCTGACAGAGGATCATAATCGCTTCCTCGGCCACTAAAGGAATCGCAGCGGAAATCACACCGGCACCAAGGACGGTTGTGTTCTAGCGCGTCTCAGGAACCCGAACCCCCCCCTGTGCTGACGTATACTCTAACTGCTTCTTTAGCTCATTTGCTTTTAGCAGCGTGGCATGGCGCGGTTTCTTTCCTGGAGATTTGAAAAGCTCCATAGCTCGGCCGCCACAGCAAGGGGAACGGCGGCAAGTCCGGACCCTTGTGGTCCCTGGGACGCCGTCTTGCCTGCCTTGGGTCCTTGGCGTCGAGACTAATGTAGATTTAGAACTGAAACGGTTTCTCTTGCTTTTCACCATCGATCCTATTTTtctcccttttctttttttttatccccttctttttggtttttggttttttgtttattcttgttgtttttttcgttCATTGCTTCATTGGGAAAATcttcaacaaaaaaaaaaacgaaacaaAAGAGGGGGAAGAAAACATTTACGGAACAAAATACAACCCCATATGTTATGTCGTCACCACGGCGTGACTCGGCACACGCTGTCTCGCCGTCGTAGTTGCTGCCATCTACCATGACGACAGTGACCTACGACAACGACAACGTCGTGACACTTCCGCGGTGGACAACTTCTACCAACCTCGGAACCCTGACGCGGGTCTCGTTCCCGCCAGAGTGTCTCAAGGACCTAGCACGCTTCAACCATCCGGCAACGGCACTCGTACGCGAACATCATCACCCCGTATCTCTCTTCGCTGGGAAGGGGGGAAGAAGAGAAAGTCAAAGAAACGTGCGGATGTAATTACTGACTGTGTATTCTTTCACACCTCAATAGGGACCCCCACACGCCTACATCACCCAAGGATGCGCTCTCAACAAGTGTTGCCCGCCGGGCGGAGCATACACTGAGGATTGGGCGTACGTGACGAGCTACCACTCCCCGGGAGTTTGTCCATCAGAGTACAAGAGGTGCGACTTTCAGGGCACACATCCGGCCTTTAAGACGGCCACCGACGAGATTGTGCGATTTTGCTGCCCGAGCAGTAAGTCCGTCCTTTGTCCTTTCGCAACCCACGTATATCTATTCCGTGGAGCATATCCTTTCTGCTTTTCcgagcttttcttttctctttcttttttttccctcctctCTGTAGCCCCCAAGCTGAGcccccaaaccccaaaaacagACTACGCATGCCCCGCAGTGACGGGCGACCTGATAAAACCCTGCGAGAGCATCGCCACGACGCGCCAGCTCGTCATCACCGTGTACGACGACGTGGAGGCGCAGAAGCCCATCGCCACCACGACCATCGACGGCGTGGGCGGCGGGCCGCGCGCCGCCGAGACCACGGGCGTCATCAACGTCGCGTACCCGATCCAGGTGCGCTTCAAGCAGggcgaggacgccgcgctggtGCTCGGCGGCCGCGTGCTGCCCACGGTCGGGAGCGCGACCCTGCTCGTGGCGTCGGCGACGCCCTCGCCAGGCGGCAACGGCGGCGGGGGCGCGAGCAGCACGAACCAAAACCCGAGCACgagcgccggcggcggcggcggcggcggcagtggcCGCGGGATACCCATGGGCCTGGTGGTGGGCGTGATCTTGGTCGCGGCGgtcggggtggcggtcgctgcGATTGTTGCGGCCATGAGGGTGGTGCGGAAGCGGAGGAGGGAGCAGGGCCTGCCTGCCAGTGCGCAACAGGCGGCGGCCATGAGGGCGGCAGATGTCGAGAGGAGAAGCCAGAGGACGgcgcagcagaggatggcgcagcagcagcaacagcagcagcaaacaGGAGTGGAAATGTTTCCACCACATGGCATCCCACCGGACCATCGGCAGAGGAAACTGTCGGTGCAGCATCATGGAACGGCTACGAGTTCTCGGGTCGAATTACAAGGTAATATAATATAGAACAGGTCAACGATGTAAATCACATCCCAAACACCAACAAACTTGGCCTTTCCCCCCATCCAGAGAGTATATGTATATACAAGGGCAGTTTACAGTTTACCGTTTAccgaagaagaagagaagaaaaaaaaaagagtgaaGCTTTGCTCATTTCCACTTGGTCCTCACAGCCCTCAACAGAGCCCAGGCCGCGATGCGATAGGCAAACGCAAGCACCATCAGGTATCCCAGATTCAGCGTGCCGTTGACGTTGAGCTTGTAAAGATCCAAGACGTCCTCGCCCGTCGAGATGATGCATCGTCCGTTGGGGAGACGTTGCGAGGCCTCGCACGAGAACTGGACGCCCCTGAGCGTGTAGGGCGCCAGTGCCAAGACGGCGAAGCGGACGGGGCTGATGTGGTTAAAGGCGTCGTAGATGGCCGGCATGTCGATGGACATGATTCCTCCTGTTGGTGACTGGTCAGCTTTCTCTCTTGATCTTTCAACTGAAAAAAAGGCCAGACTTACCCATGGCGTTTGAGATGCTGAGGAAAACGCTAGTCAGGGTAATGGCAAACCCAGTGTGATTGGAAAACAAAGTGTTGAACATCATGCCCAAGCTTTCGCCACAGCTCACGATACCCCAGCAGACAAAGGTGCAGACGAAATACATCTCGGCCGTGTGCGGGAGGCCGACGGCAAAGACGGCCATGACACCAAACAACATGCAGCTCAGCAGCTCAAAGGGCAGCTCCAGGAGCGTGTAGGTGGCGAGGAAGGCCTCGACGCTGTagacgccgtcgtcgtcctcggcgtAGAAGCAGTTGCGCTCCGCCGGGTAGACGGCCACGTTTTGCAGCATGCCGACAAAGTAAAACGCGGCAACCTCCTGGATGAAGCCGGCCCGGTTCTGGACGGAAAAGTAGTCCGACTTGAGCGGCGCGAAGAAGAGCGTCAGGATGATGCCGAGCCCGAGGACCTGCATCAGGCGGGCCACGAGCAGCGGCGGCTGCCGGCGAAAGTTGACCACGGCGCGGCGCATCAGGATCGGGAACGCCGTGAAGAAGCCCGCTCGCTTGCGCACCATGGCGCCCAGCTCGGCCGGCGTGGCAAGCTTGGACTTGTGCAAAGACCGGCGCGATGCGGCCGAGAACAGGCCCGCGTCGGGTCGGGCGGTTGTTTGATCGCGCCAAGGCGGCGCACCAGACTCGGAGGGGGATCTTGGCTCCTCGGCTTCGCGGATATCAGACAGCCTGGTGGGATACGAGGCGAGTACTCCGCCGGCAGTGCCGCCTGTCTTTTCCTTGTTCTCCTGCTCCAGTTCACGTCGGGTCTGCTCCTCGGCAAACGTCTTCCATCCCTCCACCAGCCTCTGAACCTTTTCCCTGCTGGCAGCTTCCCTCTCGGCGTGCTGCAGGTCAATGGTGATGAGATCCAGAGCGTAGTCGGCCGGGTTGTTGTTGACCGGGCAGCGGTATCCATGGCGGGCAAAGTACTCCACCATCTGTCCTGCCGGCCCCGAGTAGACGGGAGAGCCACCTCGTGCCAGAAGCAAAACATTACCAAACTGCTGGAAAAGGTCCGACCGAGCCTGGTGGATGGTCAGGATCAACGTCCTCCCTTCGCTGGCCAACCCGGCAAACAGCTCCATCAGTGACAAGGTCGTAAAGGCATCCAGACCGCTCGTTGGCTCGTCAAGTAGAAGGACTCGAGGGTCGGTGAGGATCTGGATGGCGATGGTGACGCGACGCTTCTCTCCACCGCTGATACCCTTGATGAGATCGTTGCCCACGAGGTTGTCGGCGCAGTCCTTGAGACCCATCTTGAGCAGCACCTCCTCGGCCCGCTTGTTCTTTTCCTCCTTGCTCATCCACGACGGGAGTCTCAGCCCGGCAGAAAAGCGCAGAGTTTCGCGCACCGTCAGGCTGGGCAAAAGAGCATCGTCGTCCTGAGACACGTACGAGCACACGGACCGGATGACGGCATCGGACGGTTCAGCACCGTTGAACGAGAGCTTGCCGGAGCGTCGGTACTTTGTGCCAATCGTGTTGCGCAGTCGAAGAGCCATGGCGTTGAGCAGCGAGGTTTTGCCAGACCCGGAGGGGCCCATGATGACGTTGATCTGCCCTGACCTGAACGTCGTGGTCACGGGGTTGAGAATGACCTTGGTCGGCAGCTTCTTGCCCAGGGCCGTCTTCTTTTCGAGGTTGAGGGTGAAATCGTCCAGGCCGACATCGATGGCCCTGACCTCGGCGATGGACCGCGCGTTCATCTTCTCCTTGCCAAAGGACAAATCCGTCTCACTGGTACGAGACCGAGCAATTGTCATTTCCGTCTTTAGGAATCGCAGCCCAAGACCAGCAGTTGTGTAAAAGAAGACCACAAAGGCCACCTGAGCGACGATCGGCTTCCAGACCCAGTTTCTCGGGAATCCCAGCGCATTCATAATAAACGAACCCGTGTATGGGCGACAGTTTGGATCGTTGCGGTTGTTGCTGGTAGGACAGTCATAGAAATTGCCTTCAAACTCGTTTCCGCACAGGGAGCCAAACACGTAAAACGTATAAGTGATCCATTTGAGCCAGCGAACGTAGACGGGGATGGTGTTGGACTGGATAAAGAAGCCGCACGCCATGCTTTGTAGCGTGTAGTTGAGATTGGCAAGCAGACTTGCTCCGGGGAAATGGCGAATCGCAGAAATGCATGCCATGGCGCAGGTGACGGCAATGTAGTGGTTCAGGAAATTGACGGCGAAGAAGATCAGAAACTTGTGTGCTTCTCGTTCGAAACCAGCCACTAAAAACAGGCTTGTTAGCAAGAAATATGGTGCTGGACCTTGAAAGACAGAAAGAGGCTAACGTGGACTTACTAAAGTAGAAAATGGCACTGAAAATGAACGGCACCGGAAAGTCTTCGGTGGGCAGGCGAGACAGCCTTCGGGAAAGGAGAAACGGGATTATATCGACACAACCCTCGTTGTGCTCGCGGTCAAAAGTGGGAATATCCAAGCTGAGACGGTAGGCCTCAAAAAGCAGAAACAGGTAGCCTTGGAGACCGGCCGAAGTGTACAGTGCTCCCTGGCGAGACCTGATGCCCGACTGATCCCTCCCCAGGTCGTAGAAGAGATAGCCGGTGCAGAGACCCATCAGGATGGCCTCGACGATCGAGGCCGCCATGCCCATGGGGTCGCGGTACGTGACCTTGAAGGTCCGGTCGCTGAGGACGTGGACCTGGCGCAGGAACGAAGCATGCTTCCGCGCCTCGGACTTGGCCTTGCGGGATGTGACCTGCGTCCCGGCCGACGCGGGAGGGTAGCGGCGGCTCGACTCTTGATTCCAGGCCGCCTTGAGATTGGACACCCGGGTGGTCGTCTCCTCCTCAATCTCGGGTGTTCTGTTGTCCACGGCCGAGATGTCGATGAAGAACTCGCAGGGGTTCACAAACGGCGGGAGCTCGTAGCCGAGATCGGCAAACCAAGGGGCGCACTCGTTGGCCGGACCCGAGAAGACGGGGCTTCCCTTGGTCAAGACGACGAGATTATCAAAGAGCTCCCAGATCTCGGCCCGCGGCTGATGGATGGTCGTGATGATGGTCCGCCCCTTCTCCGCGAGCGTCTTCAGGGTCCGCACGAGCTGGAATGCCGATGTGCTGTCGAGTCCGGTGGTGGGCTCGTCGAGAAACAAGACCGACGGGTTCGAGAGCAGCTGCACACCGATGCTCACCCTCCTCTTCTCTCCGCCAGAGCAGCCCTTGTGCGCATGGTCTCCGATCCTGGTGTCTGCACATTCCTTCAGGCCCAGCTCCAGAATAACCTCCTCCACCACCCGCATGCGCTCCTCGAtcgtcgtcgacggcggcagTCGCAGGTCGGCCGAGTACCGCAGCGTCTCGCGGACCGTCAGCGTGGGAAGCAGAATGTCCTGCTGCATGACATATGAATACCGGACCGACTGTATGTCCCCGCCCGGAGCGTCGAGGCCTTGTCCTCCGCTGACGTTGCGGAAGGCGACGCTTCCGCCCACCGACAGTCGAGAACTGGAAACCCGCTCGGCAAGCGTGTTCAGCATGGTCGTCTTGCCGGAACCACTGCCACCAATAATTGCAGTCAGAGTCCCAGGCGCAAGGGACGCTGAGACGGACTGGAGCAGCGCCTTGACATGGTTGGAGCCTTGGGACTTGCTGCTGGCAAAGGTCTGCTTGGCCAGGTCCATGTAAGTTGATGGGTCCCATATCGAAGGCGAGGTGTCGACAGAGACCCGCAAGTCACGAATCTGCACATCGACCTGCTGCACGTCGGCCAAGGAAAGATGCTGGGCGTCGTACAAGGCTGGCCTAGACTTTTCATTTTCGGCATGCATCATACGGTTGCCAGGGGTTTCCCTGTCCATGATGGATATCGCATCCTCCTCGGGAGCGTCGAGTGTCTTTCCCTGCGTCGCAAGCTCTCCTGCAGCCTCGGTGGCATCGGTTGGGTCATTATTTCTGGCGTGTGCCCCGACTGGGTGACCGTCTTGAGTTTGTTTATTTTCCGACATGGTCATTTGGCGATTGCTTTTGCTGCTAAAACGCCGTTGGTTCGTGTCACCTAGACACACTCGGGGGGTAGTAGCGTAAAAGCTCGAATGCGCCAGAAGCCAGACGTTATCGGGGTACCTGCAGATGGCGTCGCTAAGCCATAGCACTTGCAAGGCTGTTTGTTATACAAGCGTTGTCAGCATGGGATTGCTCTCAGCGTAAAAGGCATCGATGCGCAACACAAGCTGGTTGTGTATCAACGTACCTGAATATTTGGATGCAGCTGGGCGTCCAAAATATTCCGACTAGCTTTGTAACGACTAGAAGGGGGCACTTAGAAGCGCTGAAGGGGGAAGGACGATCAGGTCTTGAGTGACATGAAGGATGTAGGTGAGGATTAAATTTAAAATTAAGAGGGACCCTGGACAAACAAAAGGGAATGGTGAGAAATGGTAAAAGGTGCCTGCCGTACGCAGATGCGACGCTGTGATCACCAAAGTACCGACtttactgtactgtaccgcACCTGTAGGAAACACGGTCCGCAACGGACGTGGAGCCAGCCTGCCCAGCAAATTTCGCCTTTTCATAAGCTTAATCTGGCCCTGATGGGCCAATGGTTCATGGGACCACAAATGTTCACGCAGGGGTTCTTCCGGACGAATTTTGACTAGCTGAAATTCTGTGTTGCGAGGCCGTCTGATCCTTGTGCCAACATCTACTCGGGAGAATCCAGGTCGTTTGAATTGTCTTTGTCAAGCATGTCAAGCTAAGGCTGAAGCCAGTCCGCTGTAGCTTACCCAGGTCGCGTCCATGCCTCGTTGGCTACTCATGGCAGGCAAGGGTTCATTGCCATTTGGGGAGCCCCTCGCAGGATGATACATCGGGCTTTCGGGGGTCAAACATAACCCGAGGCCAAGAAATATCCCGATTACGGTCGCAAACCAAACATGTCAGTTGACGGGAGCGCTATTATTGGCTTGCCGAGCTCGCGAACGCTAGCTGGTGGGAATGGAATGCCATGACACGCTACTGACATGTTTGCTTTTGGTGCCGTAAACTCTGGGGAGGTTTATTTTTACAGTTGAGAGGGTGGTCAGGGCCTATCCCTGCTTAAATCGGTCCAACGGTGAACCCGCACATGTCCGGGCATCCCCAGAGATTTCCATTGAACCCATCGCCGATA
This DNA window, taken from Pyricularia oryzae 70-15 chromosome 6, whole genome shotgun sequence, encodes the following:
- a CDS encoding FAD binding domain-containing protein; protein product: MISRPVLYAITMAMSAMTASAGPCSSDPCAALSAAGLQDPILRPNSTAYQDRINTLWSASARLAPACIVTPKDANEVALVLKALQKTPKAKFAIRGRGHSHWAGGDNVDGGVQIDLSLHFVGVTYNPDTKLASVLPASRWGTVFEELERQHGVAVVGGRDGNLGIGGFLTGGGNSFHTAKYGFGCDNVVNAEVVLADGRIVNVNKDENADLFKALKGGWGNFGIVTRFDLFTFPSSPVWGGLRVATLSQGAAVADSMVNFTANYHKNRGSAYLINWTYSPSMGKDPVISLFLVDTEGVEKGPAFAEALKIPEIMDALSVNRLDNLVDTYALPAGKRHVWYTLTFANDARVVNKAAELNTVFVADLLKVVPAEQLGTQLLVQPMPKIFFEHGVEKGGNVMGMDRVDGDSLQLLIACTVETAEQEKFLHERSAKLKDDVAAFAKSIGALRDWEYLNYADPTQDPFDSYGAANVAFLKQVSAKYDPTGFFQKQQGGGFRLPKA
- a CDS encoding pleiotropic drug resistance protein 1, with protein sequence MTMSENKQTQDGHPVGAHARNNDPTDATEAAGELATQGKTLDAPEEDAISIMDRETPGNRMMHAENEKSRPALYDAQHLSLADVQQVDVQIRDLRVSVDTSPSIWDPSTYMDLAKQTFASSKSQGSNHVKALLQSVSASLAPGTLTAIIGGSGSGKTTMLNTLAERVSSSRLSVGGSVAFRNVSGGQGLDAPGGDIQSVRYSYVMQQDILLPTLTVRETLRYSADLRLPPSTTIEERMRVVEEVILELGLKECADTRIGDHAHKGCSGGEKRRVSIGVQLLSNPSVLFLDEPTTGLDSTSAFQLVRTLKTLAEKGRTIITTIHQPRAEIWELFDNLVVLTKGSPVFSGPANECAPWFADLGYELPPFVNPCEFFIDISAVDNRTPEIEEETTTRVSNLKAAWNQESSRRYPPASAGTQVTSRKAKSEARKHASFLRQVHVLSDRTFKVTYRDPMGMAASIVEAILMGLCTGYLFYDLGRDQSGIRSRQGALYTSAGLQGYLFLLFEAYRLSLDIPTFDREHNEGCVDIIPFLLSRRLSRLPTEDFPVPFIFSAIFYFMAGFEREAHKFLIFFAVNFLNHYIAVTCAMACISAIRHFPGASLLANLNYTLQSMACGFFIQSNTIPVYVRWLKWITYTFYVFGSLCGNEFEGNFYDCPTSNNRNDPNCRPYTGSFIMNALGFPRNWVWKPIVAQVAFVVFFYTTAGLGLRFLKTEMTIARSRTSETDLSFGKEKMNARSIAEVRAIDVGLDDFTLNLEKKTALGKKLPTKVILNPVTTTFRSGQINVIMGPSGSGKTSLLNAMALRLRNTIGTKYRRSGKLSFNGAEPSDAVIRSVCSYVSQDDDALLPSLTVRETLRFSAGLRLPSWMSKEEKNKRAEEVLLKMGLKDCADNLVGNDLIKGISGGEKRRVTIAIQILTDPRVLLLDEPTSGLDAFTTLSLMELFAGLASEGRTLILTIHQARSDLFQQFGNVLLLARGGSPVYSGPAGQMVEYFARHGYRCPVNNNPADYALDLITIDLQHAEREAASREKVQRLVEGWKTFAEEQTRRELEQENKEKTGGTAGGVLASYPTRLSDIREAEEPRSPSESGAPPWRDQTTARPDAGLFSAASRRSLHKSKLATPAELGAMVRKRAGFFTAFPILMRRAVVNFRRQPPLLVARLMQVLGLGIILTLFFAPLKSDYFSVQNRAGFIQEVAAFYFVGMLQNVAVYPAERNCFYAEDDDGVYSVEAFLATYTLLELPFELLSCMLFGVMAVFAVGLPHTAEMYFVCTFVCWGIVSCGESLGMMFNTLFSNHTGFAITLTSVFLSISNAMGGIMSIDMPAIYDAFNHISPVRFAVLALAPYTLRGVQFSCEASQRLPNGRCIISTGEDVLDLYKLNVNGTLNLGYLMVLAFAYRIAAWALLRAVRTKWK